From one Synergistaceae bacterium genomic stretch:
- a CDS encoding transposase: protein MAENYRRHDISYKMWELLKPHLPGRQGSSGRNARDNRQFINAVIWILRTGAPWRDLPP, encoded by the coding sequence ATGGCAGAAAATTACAGACGACATGACATATCATACAAAATGTGGGAGTTACTGAAACCTCATCTTCCAGGTAGACAGGGCAGTTCAGGCCGTAACGCAAGGGACAACAGGCAATTTATTAACGCTGTCATTTGGATTTTGCGTACTGGGGCTCCTTGGAGAGATTTACCGCCT